The following proteins come from a genomic window of Scomber japonicus isolate fScoJap1 chromosome 4, fScoJap1.pri, whole genome shotgun sequence:
- the cd63 gene encoding CD63 antigen: protein MGVEGGMKCVKFLLFFFNFIFWICGLALIVVGILVQLALHKTFMIRDATASGAPIVLIGIGVVIFFIAFFGCCGAWKENYCMVTTFAILISLVIIVEIAAAIAGYIFRNKISTVVQDSLTEMITKYNNSSAEFRDAVDKLQEDLKCCGANSSTDWKHFKPDGTSVPDSCCKNVTANCGAKTMTDSAKVYQKGCHDALEALLKKNIQWVIVAALVIAFLQIMGIVFSCMLMRGIRSGYEVM from the exons ATGGGTGTAGAGGGGGGAATGAAATGTGTCAAgttcctgcttttctttttcaactttATCTTCTGG atATGCGGTCTGGCACTGATTGTCGTGGGAATACTGGTTCAGTTAGCTTTGCACAAAACCTTCATGATCCGTGATGCGACGGCCTCGGGAGCTCCCATCGTCCTCATCGGCATCGGTGTGGTGATCTTCTTCATCGCCTTCTTCGGCTGCTGTGGCGCCTGGAAAGAGAACTACTGCATGGTCACCACG ttTGCCATCCTCATCTCTCTCGTCATCATTGTTGAGATCGCCGCAGCTATTGCCGGATACATCTTCAGAAACAAA ATCTCAACCGTGGTCCAGGACAGTCTCACTGAAATGATCACCAAGTACAACAACAGCTCAGCTGAATTCAGAGACGCTGTGGACAAACTGCAGGAGGAT TTGAAATGCTGCGGTGCCAACAGCTCCACCGACTGGAAACACTTCAAACCTGATGGAACCTCAGTGCCTGACTCGTGCTGCAAGAACGTCACTGCAAACTGTGGAGCCAAGACCATGACGGATTCTGCCAAAGTGTACCAGAAG GGCTGCCACGATGCTCTTGAAGCTTTACTGAAGAAAAACATCCAGTGGGTGATAGTCGCAGCACTCGTCATTGCTTTCCTGCAG ATAATGGGCATCGTGTTCTCCTGCATGCTGATGAGAGGGATCCGCAGCGGCTACGAAGTCATGTGA
- the nr4a1 gene encoding nuclear receptor subfamily 4 group A member 1, with protein sequence MTCIHSQHGSQPYDNNLGSSELQNADFISRLAVDMSSPRDHLSAPSLPSISSLVGTQGGDFDAYSCQFTATPAHITPPSGQEAAPFKLDDLQVYGCYPGTFTLSYPDEAVSPGGSDYFGSPASAPSPSTPGFQSQHAPTWDSAFGPYSPSPGYWGTEETSVQHAPSFFTFSSGSVEDMSHLGQPHLREQDPFTLAHSHASTLTFPALAMEQACSQDGTDQLDGSLSPKLKSPNGNEGCCAVCGDNASCQHYGVRTCEGCKGFFKRTVQKNSKYVCLANKDCPVDKRRRNRCQFCRFQKCLAVGMVREVVRTDSLKGRRGRLPSKPKVVQDVTNTVSPVSMIASLVRAHIDSNPSVGKMDYSKYDETEVSPNQKEDANDIKQFYDLLTTSMEVIRKWAKSIPGFSDFCMEDQELLLESAFVELFILRLAYRSNAEMDKLIFCNGAVLHKMQCVRSFGDWIDSILEFSQSLHRMKLDVSSFSCLTALVIITDRHGLKESKRVEDLQNQLITCLKDHVSGCASDSLRPNYLSRLLGKLPELRTLCIQGLQRIFYLKLEDLVPPPPIVEKIFMDTLPF encoded by the exons ATGACTTGCATCCACTCCCAGCATGGATCTCAACCCTATGACAACAATCTTGGCAGCTCGGAGCTCCAGAACGCAGACTTTATCTCTAGGTTGGCTGTGGATATGAGCAGCCCACGGGACCACCTCTCTGCTCCATCTCTGCCAAGTATCAGCTCCCTGGTGGGCACTCAGGGGGGCGATTTTGACGCATATTCATGCCAGTTCACTGCAACCCCTGCCCACATCACGCCGCCATCAGGCCAGGAGGCGGCTCCATTCAAACTAGATGACCTCCAGGTTTACGGCTGCTACCCTGGAACATTCACGCTGAGTTACCCGGATGAGGCCGTTTCTCCCGGGGGGTCTGATTATTTTGGCAGCCCAGCATCAGCCCCGTCTCCATCAACCCCCGGTTTCCAGAGTCAGCATGCGCCCACTTGGGACTCAGCTTTTGGTCCTTACTCACCCAGTCCAGGATACTGGGGGACTGAGGAGACCTCAGTGCAACATGCGCCCTCTTTCTTCACATTCAGTTCAGGGTCTGTGGAAGACATGTCTCATTTGGGTCAGCCTCACTTACGAGAGCAGGACCCTTTCACTTTGGCCCATTCTCATGCATCTACACTCACCTTCCCTGCCTTGGCAATGGAGCAGGCATGTAGCCAAGATGGCACAGACCAGCTGGACGGGAGCTTATCACCCAAATTAAAAAGTCCGAATGGAAACGAGGGCTGCTGCGCTGTGTGTGGGGACAACGCCTCCTGTCAGCACTATGGGGTCCGCACCTGTGAGGGATGCAAGGGGTTTTTCAAG cGTACAGTACAAAAGAATTCCAAGTATGTCTGCCTTGCCAACAAGGACTGTCCTGTGGACAAGAGGAGGCGGAATCGATGCCAGTTCTGCCGTTTCCAGAAGTGTCTAGCTGTGGGCATGGTGAGAGAAG TTGTAAGGACAGACAGCCTGAAGGGACGAAGAGGTCGCCTGCCCTCCAAGCCTAAAGTTGTCCAGGATGTGACAAACACAGTGTCTCCTGTGAGCATGATCGCTTCACTTGTGAGGGCCCATATTGATTCGAACCCCAGCGTTGGCAAAATGGATTATTCCaag TATGACGAGACAGAAGTCAGTCCAAACCAGAAAGAGGATGCAAATGACATCAAACAGTTCTACGACTTACTCACAACCTCCATGGAGGTGATCAGGAAGTGGGCGAAGAGCATCCCAGGATTCTCTGATTTCTGCATGGAAGACCAGGAACTGCTGCTGGAATCTGCGTTTGTTGAACTATTCATCCTACGTCTTGCATATCG GTCCAATGCTGAAATGGACAAGCTCATCTTCTGCAATGGGGCCGTGCTTCATAAAATGCAGTGCGTCCGAAGCTTTGGGGACTGGATTGACTCTATTTTGGAGTTTTCTCAAAGTCTCCATCGCATGAAGCTGGAcgtctcctccttctcctgcctCACAGCCCTGGTCATAATCACCG ACCGACATGGTCTTAAGGAATCAAAACGTGTGGAGGACCTGCAGAACCAGCTCATCACCTGCCTGAAAGATCATGTCTCTGGTTGCGCCTCCGACTCCTTGCGGCCCAATTATTTGTCCAGGCTGCTTGGGAAGTTGCCTGAGCTCAGGACTCTGTGCATTCAAGGCCTCCAGCGCATCTTTTACCTTAAATTAGAAGATTTAGTTCCTCCACCACCGATTGTGGAAAAAATCTTCATGGATACTCTTCCGTTTTAA
- the zgc:56699 gene encoding gametocyte-specific factor 1 yields MATTIRFGSSTGPCTTGTAGRAQLADEMDGKGNTDPEKLLQCPFDKNHQIRACRFPYHLIKCRKNHPKLASELKTCPFNARHLVPKHELTHHTETCEDRISVDTEHEGNTNGFRQVPVSTWVNPDMSEDWDKEADDSAAPFVWGVNTMLTQKSETRLTNNLSPSCRAPATLPWSGYSS; encoded by the exons ATGGCGACCACCATCAGATTTGGATCCAGCACTGGCCCTTGCACCACTGGCACTGCTGGGAGAGCACAGTTGGCCGACGAAATGG atggaAAAGGAAACACTGACCCTGAAAAACTCCTCCAGTGTCCTTTTGACAAGAACCACCAGATCCGGGCCTGCCGCTTCCCCTACCATCTCATAAAGTGCAGGAAG AATCATCCAAAACTGGCCAGCGAGCTGAAAACCTGCCCGTTCAATGCTCGCCACCTGGTTCCCAAGCACGAGCTGACACACCACACTGAAACCTGCGAGGACAGAATATCTGTGGACACTGAGCATG aAGGAAACACAAATGGATTCAGGCAGGTTCCAGTGAGCACCTGGGTTAACCCCGACATGTCTGAGGACTGGGACAAAG aGGCTGACGATAGCGCGGCTCCGTTTGTGTGGGGTGTGAATACGATGTTGACTCAAAA atcCGAGACGAGGCTCACCAACAATCTCAGCCCCAGTTGTAGAGCACCCGCTACCCTCCCGTGGTCGGGTTATAGCTCCTAA
- the letmd1 gene encoding LETM1 domain-containing protein 1 — translation MALSCSSLCSRLSLIRLCGLRANIITNGLYSPSVSQQSRLSLCRYYSTSKVRRGIGRYVSSRLQLANVKYESFLKRRFPRFYKLYHTFIQGFKLLFQDAKDVSRIKVKMGSQNLQVQDLPYREMEKLRQFRRDVIKAIPLVMISIPPFANYLVFVLMYFFPRQLLIPHFWTPKQQVEFRGVYHSLRAQHHRPVLEGLDYVSGHVKDGQLQSRLKDLCAKVQNGGSPQVSEILAVRRLFSGPPLGMKRMRVDQMRHISPLLFLTPRLPGFLIGQRLQRHALELLQLDRALSRLGAHQLSDIELRHACFVRGLNSDSLSTNECREWLSQWLQMSSSLKDSELSLLLHSIVFLSANSPTGSDRH, via the exons ATGGCGCTGTCCTGCTCTAGCCTGTGCAGCCGTCTGTCTTTGATCCGGCTCTGTGGTCTCAGGGCCAACATTATAACTAATGGCCTTTATTCTCCCAGTGTGTCCCAACAGTCCAG gtTGTCCCTGTGTAGATACTACTCCACATCTAAAGTTAGGCGAGGTATCGGTCGCTACGTCTCCTCCAGGCTCCAGTTGGCAAATGTCAAATATGAAAGTTTCCTCAAACGAAGATTTCCCCGCTTTTATAAGCTCTACCACACTTTTATTCAAG GATTCAAGTTACTTTTCCAAGACGCTAAAGATGTGAGTCGGATAAAAGTGAAGATGGGCAGCCAGAATCTGCAGGTCCAGGATTTACCGTACAGGGAGATGGAGAAACTCAGACAG TTTCGCAGAGACGTGATTAAGGCCATTCCTCTGGTGATGATCTCAATCCCGCCTTTTGCCAACTACCTGGTTTTTGTCTTGAT GTACTTTTTCCCCCGTCAGCTGCTCATCCCTCACTTCTGGACTCCCAAGCAGCAGGTGGAGTTTCGGGGCGTTTATCATTCCCTTAGGGCACAGCACCACCGGCCGGTGCTCGAAGGGCTCGATTACGTCAGCGGCCATGTCAAAGACGGTCAGCTGCAGAGTCGCCTTAAGGACCTGTGCGCTAAG GTGCAAAATGGAGGAAGCCCTCAAGTGTCTGAAATCCTCGCTGTCCGACGCCTGTTTTCTGGACCTCCTCTGGGCATGAAGAGGATGAGAGTGGATCAGATG AGACACATCAGCCCCCTGCTCTTCCTCACGCCTCGCCTCCCGGGCTTCCTGATTGGCCAGCGGCTGCAGAGACACGCCCTGGAGCTGCTCCAGCTGGACCGCGCACTCAGCCGGCTGGGCGCTCACCAGCTGAGTGACATCGAACTCAGACAT gcTTGCTTCGTTAGAGGGCTGAACTCTGATAGTCTGAGCACTAACGAATGTCGCGAGTGGTTATCTCAGTGGCTTCAGATGTCTTCCTCTTTGAAAG actCCGAGTTGTCGCTGCTCCTGCACAGCATTGTATTTCTCTCAGCCAACAGCCCAACTGGCTCTGACCGCCACTGA